In the genome of Elusimicrobiota bacterium, the window CCCTGAGGCGACCTACATTGACCTATTGGAAGCCGACACTTTTCGGGAATTGACAGCGCGTCCCGAGTCTCTTCGACAATCGTTGTTGCCCGCCCATCAATCGTTGCTTATCGTAGACGAAATACAAAAACTTCCCATGTTGTTGGATGAAATTCAACTTTTGTTGGATCGGAATAAGTCACTACGGGCCATTTTAACAGGAAGCAGTGCGCGGAAGTTAAAGCGAGGGAACGCCAATCTTTTAGGGGGTCGGGCTTGGAGCTGTTCTCTCCACCCTTTGGTTTCCCCAGAAATCCCGGAGGGCTCCCTGGTCCAAAGGCTGAACCGGGGTGGACTGCCCGCGATTTATTCTTCTGAGGATTTTGCCGAGGAGCTCAAGGCGTATGTGGGGACTTATCTTAAAGAGGAGATTCAAGCGGAGGGATTAACACGTTCCATTGAAGGGTTTTCCCGTTTTTTAGAAGTGGCTGGTCTCTCCAGTGGGGAGCAATTAAATTATACCTCCGTGGCCAATGACGCCCAGGTTCCCGCGCGGACAGTTCGAGAGCATTACCGAATTTTAACGGATACGTTATTGGGGGACGAGCTCCCCGCCTACCAAAAAACCACCAAGCGAAAACCTGTATCCACAGCCAAGTTTTACCTTTTTGACCTGGGCGTGGCGAACGTTCTTAAAAAACAGTCTAACCTTCAGCCGGGGTCTCACGCTTTTGGCCACGGGTTGGAGCACCTCGTTTTTCTTGAACTGAGGGCCTTCTTGAATTACGAACGGAAGGAAGATTCCCTGACCTATTGGCGTTCACGTCAGTCCCACTATGAAGTCGATTTCCTGGTGGGGGATGATGTGGCCATTGAGGTCAAATCAAAAACCGCCGTTTCCCCCTCTGATTACAGTGGGCTTCTGGCGCTCAGTGAGGAGCGGTGTTTTAAAAAAAGAATAGTGGTGTGTCGGGAACCTCGCCCTCGCCATACCGATGAGGGTGTTGAAATTCTTCCCGTGGAGATCTTTTTAAAAAACCTTTGGGAAAAAACCATCTTCTGAAATCCCTGCCCTATCGCGCGTCAATTCCTTCCATTGGGATCTTTTCGACGAATTCCCATTTTATCCCCCGCTGATTTTTTAAGAAGAAATTTTTCTTAAGGCGATCATTTACGTCGGGAAATGATAAAATTTCAGACAAATATGAAACCCATCTATTTCGATAATAACGCGACTACCCCGGTGCGGGGGGAGGTCTTTGAGGCACTGGCGCCTTTTTTTCGGTCGGACGATGGATACGGCAATCCCTCGAGCCTTCATTCGTTAGGACAAGGGGCCCACGCGGTCATGGAATCAGCCCGGGAGAAAGTGGCGGCCCTTATTGGCGCGGCGGACCCCCAGGAGATCGTTTTTACTTCGGGGGGTACGGAATCGGACAATTTCGCTTTGATTGGGGCCGCCTTTGCCCATCGGGAGGAGGGGCGGCATCTGATCACCAGTTCCGTTGAACATCACGCTGTCCTCCATCCGTGTGATTATCTCGAAAAGGAACACGGTTTTGAAGTGACCCGGTTGCCCGTGGATTCGTTTGGCCGCGTGTCGCCCGATGACCTGCGCCGTGCCCTTCGGCCGGAAACCCTGCTGGTTTCCATTATGACCGCCAATAATGAAATCGGGACCCTTCAGCCTATTCGGGAATTGGGGGCCGTGTGTCGAGAGGCCGGGGTTTTGTTTCATACGGACGCGGTTCAATCCGTTGGAAAAGAGCCCCTGGACCTTAAAAATTGGCCGGTGGATTTGGCTTCCCTTTCAGGGCACAAATTGTACGGACCCAAGGGGATCGGCGCGTTGTATATTCGGCGCGGGGTGGAGCTTCACCCGATTTTACACGGTGGCGCCCACGAAAAGAAACGGCGGGCGGGGACGGAAAACGTGCCGGGCGCGGTGGGGTTTGGTGTGGCGTGTGAGCTGGCCTTTAAAGAGATCTCCACGGAGGGGCCACGGGTGCGGGCTCTTCGAGATCGGTTGGAGAAAGGGCTATTGGACCGGATCCCCTTTGTGTATTTAAACGGTCATCCCACGGAACGGTTGGGAAACACCACCAATCTGGCCTTTGATTCGGTG includes:
- a CDS encoding ATP-binding protein, translated to MYNRIIDLKSLVARKSFFLFGPRQTGKSSLLRLLFPEATYIDLLEADTFRELTARPESLRQSLLPAHQSLLIVDEIQKLPMLLDEIQLLLDRNKSLRAILTGSSARKLKRGNANLLGGRAWSCSLHPLVSPEIPEGSLVQRLNRGGLPAIYSSEDFAEELKAYVGTYLKEEIQAEGLTRSIEGFSRFLEVAGLSSGEQLNYTSVANDAQVPARTVREHYRILTDTLLGDELPAYQKTTKRKPVSTAKFYLFDLGVANVLKKQSNLQPGSHAFGHGLEHLVFLELRAFLNYERKEDSLTYWRSRQSHYEVDFLVGDDVAIEVKSKTAVSPSDYSGLLALSEERCFKKRIVVCREPRPRHTDEGVEILPVEIFLKNLWEKTIF
- the nifS gene encoding cysteine desulfurase NifS, which translates into the protein MKPIYFDNNATTPVRGEVFEALAPFFRSDDGYGNPSSLHSLGQGAHAVMESAREKVAALIGAADPQEIVFTSGGTESDNFALIGAAFAHREEGRHLITSSVEHHAVLHPCDYLEKEHGFEVTRLPVDSFGRVSPDDLRRALRPETLLVSIMTANNEIGTLQPIRELGAVCREAGVLFHTDAVQSVGKEPLDLKNWPVDLASLSGHKLYGPKGIGALYIRRGVELHPILHGGAHEKKRRAGTENVPGAVGFGVACELAFKEISTEGPRVRALRDRLEKGLLDRIPFVYLNGHPTERLGNTTNLAFDSVEGESLVLALDQAGFTLKNDHVPGLEVSTGSACASGMLEPSHVLKAIGVPPDRIHGSVRFSLGHFNTEADIDVALDVIPKAVDRLRTLSPLWEDRMKEIAAK